In methanogenic archaeon ISO4-H5, the following are encoded in one genomic region:
- a CDS encoding transmembrane protein: protein MLVALSYAFICIQEDVSDATSSETVPDGSVYSYDTYGSGHPNYYCEITSADVKSETVHIPTVLEGYDVRNILSGAFDGCSATSVIIPVNVKSISAGAFTGCTHLTDVYFLGDRPAMDDAFPTGVNIHRFEGTEGWGSETTITTVVSEGITYAQFPDGWMAIGGTPTDGTITIRSEISGGKVTSIGPYAFSGTMQSSGEVERRTDIVSVHIESGITDIRERAFYYCDVRDIVMPDSVSGIHDEAFRSAQKLSDASITQSVKYIGFECYRDCHALTSITVPDSVKFLGDGCFYICSSAETLRIGSGVQSIPVRGFGYCTSLTEITFDCSPSEIMASAFYNCPSLKSVSIPDSVRTIGPEAFWNCTSLTNLDLGKVVSIDHGAFRNCTSVKSFDLPSTVESLGKYCFADCTKLSDIDAYGPCPALDDTVFLNDPVTIHCSKDNYDSWKNSQTDASVKDDLNKNSFNILYIIVPGIILITLGLVVFVRHKRE, encoded by the coding sequence ATGCTTGTTGCATTGTCATATGCATTCATATGCATCCAGGAGGATGTATCGGATGCGACATCGTCCGAGACCGTTCCGGACGGCTCCGTATATTCATACGACACCTACGGCTCCGGGCATCCGAACTACTACTGCGAGATAACGTCTGCGGATGTGAAGAGCGAAACGGTCCACATACCGACCGTTCTCGAAGGATACGATGTGCGCAACATCCTCTCTGGAGCGTTCGACGGATGCTCGGCGACAAGCGTCATAATCCCCGTAAACGTGAAAAGCATCTCAGCAGGTGCATTCACCGGCTGTACGCATCTCACGGACGTATACTTCTTGGGAGACAGGCCTGCAATGGACGACGCGTTCCCGACGGGGGTGAACATCCACCGCTTTGAAGGAACTGAGGGATGGGGCTCGGAAACTACCATAACAACAGTGGTCTCCGAAGGCATAACCTACGCTCAGTTCCCCGATGGATGGATGGCCATCGGAGGAACACCGACGGACGGCACCATCACGATCAGATCAGAAATCAGCGGAGGAAAGGTCACATCGATCGGCCCGTATGCGTTCTCCGGCACCATGCAGTCCAGCGGCGAGGTGGAGAGACGTACCGATATCGTTTCAGTCCATATAGAGTCGGGGATAACGGACATCCGCGAACGTGCATTCTACTACTGCGACGTCCGGGACATAGTGATGCCAGATTCGGTATCTGGCATACACGATGAGGCATTCCGTTCGGCACAGAAGCTTTCGGATGCGTCGATCACACAATCCGTGAAATACATCGGATTCGAATGCTATCGCGACTGCCATGCATTGACCTCGATAACCGTGCCGGACAGCGTTAAATTCCTGGGAGACGGCTGTTTCTACATCTGCAGTTCCGCCGAAACACTCAGAATCGGTTCCGGCGTACAATCGATCCCCGTCAGAGGGTTCGGGTACTGCACATCTCTGACCGAAATTACGTTCGATTGCAGCCCGTCCGAGATCATGGCTTCCGCATTCTACAACTGCCCCTCCCTCAAATCGGTCAGCATACCGGATTCCGTGAGGACAATAGGTCCAGAAGCATTCTGGAACTGCACATCGCTCACAAATCTGGATCTGGGAAAGGTGGTCTCGATAGACCATGGCGCGTTCAGGAACTGCACCTCCGTGAAATCGTTCGATCTCCCGTCCACGGTGGAATCTTTGGGAAAATACTGTTTCGCGGACTGCACCAAACTGTCGGACATCGACGCATACGGTCCCTGTCCAGCTCTGGATGATACTGTGTTCCTCAATGATCCGGTGACAATCCACTGTTCCAAGGATAATTACGATTCCTGGAAGAACTCGCAGACTGATGCATCCGTTAAAGATGATCTGAACAAGAATTCATTCAACATCCTTTATATCATCGTACCTGGAATTATCTTGATAACTCTAGGGTTAGTCGTTTTCGTCCGTCATAAGAGAGAATGA
- a CDS encoding Atpase, with the protein MEFIGREEELKILEEQYALDHSFVILKGRRRVGKSRLLEEFLKNKEHLYFEVDRETSASILTSLSAEISGPSDISLRFSSWSDALRYYASHAKGKAVIAIDEFPYAVSADKNLLKEFQALWDRYLSRMDVMLILCGSSLVSMNGLTENSKSPLYGRNTCDLMLLPFTFRQTFTDGDYRTAVERFAITGGVPHYMMLLGSKEPIEGAIAMTMKPGAPLLNEGEYLLGSEFSNLSSYNTYLKAMANGNRTMEKITGAVQAPSNEILPYIKRLMDTGMVTKIVPVTEDKPEKSRNSQYLISDHFLALWFRFVYPYAKSISRRESEVAVQDLKEHFVDAHVAFVFEDVCREELRRYLLSQGICAEYGKYWGKGEIDLIALERKNGRAYVAECKFTSKPMGLTVLNSLKSKVSMVKELDDFDITYCLFSVSGYNDDMAGKCGDDVLLFDRGELVN; encoded by the coding sequence ATGGAATTCATAGGCAGAGAGGAAGAACTGAAGATTCTGGAGGAACAGTATGCTCTGGATCATTCCTTTGTCATCCTCAAAGGAAGGCGCAGGGTCGGCAAGAGCAGACTGCTGGAGGAGTTCCTGAAGAACAAGGAGCACCTTTATTTCGAGGTCGACCGCGAGACTTCCGCTTCCATCCTGACATCCCTTTCCGCCGAGATATCCGGGCCGTCTGATATATCTCTGAGATTCAGCAGCTGGTCCGATGCACTGAGGTATTACGCTTCCCACGCAAAGGGGAAGGCCGTGATCGCCATAGACGAGTTCCCCTATGCCGTATCTGCGGACAAGAACCTCCTCAAAGAATTCCAGGCGCTCTGGGACAGGTACCTTTCGCGCATGGACGTCATGCTCATCCTTTGTGGTTCATCACTCGTGTCCATGAACGGGCTCACGGAGAATTCCAAAAGTCCCTTGTATGGAAGGAACACATGCGACCTGATGCTCCTGCCGTTCACTTTCCGTCAGACGTTCACGGATGGTGATTACAGGACAGCGGTGGAGAGGTTCGCGATAACGGGTGGGGTCCCCCATTATATGATGCTGTTGGGCAGCAAGGAACCGATTGAAGGGGCGATAGCCATGACCATGAAACCTGGCGCACCTTTGCTCAACGAAGGGGAATACCTTCTGGGTTCGGAATTCAGCAATCTGTCCAGTTACAACACTTACCTTAAGGCAATGGCGAACGGGAACAGGACCATGGAGAAGATCACCGGCGCCGTGCAGGCCCCGTCGAACGAGATACTTCCGTACATAAAGAGGCTCATGGATACAGGCATGGTGACGAAGATTGTACCCGTGACGGAGGATAAGCCTGAGAAGAGCAGGAACAGCCAGTATCTGATATCTGACCATTTCCTCGCATTATGGTTCCGGTTCGTGTATCCGTATGCCAAATCCATATCCAGAAGGGAGAGTGAGGTGGCAGTACAGGACCTGAAGGAGCACTTCGTGGATGCGCATGTCGCGTTCGTATTCGAGGACGTATGCAGGGAGGAACTGCGCAGATACCTGCTTTCCCAAGGTATATGTGCTGAATACGGGAAATACTGGGGTAAGGGAGAGATAGACCTCATCGCCCTGGAAAGGAAGAACGGCAGGGCCTATGTGGCCGAATGCAAGTTCACCTCAAAACCCATGGGCTTGACGGTACTTAATTCACTCAAGAGCAAAGTATCGATGGTGAAGGAGTTAGACGATTTTGACATTACTTATTGTCTGTTCTCCGTATCGGGATACAATGACGACATGGCCGGAAAATGCGGCGATGATGTGCTGCTGTTCGACAGAGGGGAACTTGTGAACTGA
- a CDS encoding nucleotidyltransferase — MFEDKIRMIVDRVTEHYDPKAIIVFGSVARGDSTEDSDLDIAIIMDSDLSEHERNVKVRVCIGSIGMAMDLLVFTPEEIEAERDDESSIISEIMRTGKVVYGFARVCGVVEGLC; from the coding sequence ATGTTCGAGGACAAGATCAGGATGATTGTCGACAGGGTCACAGAGCACTACGATCCAAAGGCAATCATAGTATTCGGTTCAGTCGCTAGGGGCGATTCTACCGAAGACAGCGATCTTGATATCGCAATCATCATGGATTCCGATCTTTCTGAGCATGAACGCAATGTGAAGGTCCGCGTCTGTATCGGGTCCATCGGCATGGCCATGGATCTGTTGGTCTTCACGCCAGAAGAGATAGAGGCCGAAAGGGATGACGAATCATCGATAATATCGGAGATAATGAGGACAGGGAAGGTCGTTTATGGTTTCGCACGAGTCTGTGGAGTCGTTGAGGGCCTCTGTTAA
- a CDS encoding adhesin-like protein: MKRALTIFALLIVVIASLSLLAIFTNEADASGDNYLDYSITVRDCENVKSAYFEINYSQTDLELESAEWNPKLVDSAALYRVIPADNCGVIAFLDYTDIVSGEPLVLLHFKLSGDDDHPTVNFHVEFKNGTEQSPDDVLYEEEGQAFEGIATFFGDKTAIQGMSTKSGSSVTVPYSVYENDVLLYRYSLRFTATNNHMDLAGATVSGEAHLFVPNLVMVNGTINTVDAIADRAFDGVSNLKEIALSEGLKTIGVYSFSRSGLESISLPTTLQSIGTYAFSGCASLRFITTAEVRGIDSEGYCLRSIDGFAFMGCTNLRSVALPFATLTELSGNPFYNSEELEQITSVNGNGTFRVIDNQVYCENTLVIAVASSDAYTVPSNVTEISPRAFMACKALRTVTIQNEGTLNIDGDAFSGTGLTSIIINGPVGIIGQNAFKDNDLESIVLTGVKEVSKYAFRNNPDLREVTFIDSTAVIYQEAFAGSPVTSISCSVNSSITLNSKVFSGSEVTELSINGPFTLGEGSIGSMSVLRTVTMSGILNINQKAFVNSDNLELFVILGNDGDYSSDGGAILKDGKVYIVPPKLKNAVFTVPISGLYADAFKGKTNLIQVTFPVNSTLTTIPDDAFEGCTSLVAINIPDSVGVIGNDAFKGCSNLSDVSIRDSSSLQSLGSGAFSETSLMSIVLPADLRSIGDSCFEGCLSLVEVSFNGNSLESIGSRAFYETGLRAIEVPGSVQEINSTSFGSCPNLSKIIFGQGSPYRFDGDAVYRGDRLVFVLPTVRSYSLPSTVSSIENDAFDIAVDLTEILCEGNVSYTGYSGILFNKERNEIVAIPLAIKEVRIPDTITQLNGSIFSNSKEIELFYWEAPSIELDQNSNLVAEKVVFVSSGDITLGMFAINDSGQVLLIADGKITLGTRSIRGADLVYLNSTDATVESTSITSDELCICPGDGVAYSTYLQKFNSLTRYSTLYLPSETMECDNDKYGGVFEYDGTTYSISTPFGYVQDTSIFVDNSLDSVAVSDIGITSGTLSFRLNNVESVVGDVAVYVDGNLIDVGAEGSFEHHLADGVRKIHISIQLLSSDILHDVSFDLMGGEGIGTVKVQHGGTLKALQLSIPTKSGYTFDGWYSDSSFTQSFDLTNKILSDTQLYAKWAYNDGKYLVNVLSHPEAVQLIKDNQPVAFGELIDGGSIVNVSYCDSLSWECIGWRINGVDSGSIGVQLTLDRDYYIEPLLRYTSPSNVLTDVVDVKTPEYGQDVVLQWSKQYKIDASMSVWSGFPSTPAIMDNAVYVRAGTTLYKYDADTGELLATAESRVLVSYYLYLGVGGGMVYDYATHTVYDADLVKQYDSPKEFTAVFYDSGYFYGLSGGKIYKMEASTGSLVSNGQWANGVGCTWFGMYGTTSAPVFADGHMFFIEALTNSDYRGLASVDLTTGSKTTIELTSQSGRLLDDGWLSCDTKDGRAILFMTAYSQGLFDNGTFRNATITAVVVNSDGTLSDQCPIVDIEFNSSSLSKLVIFNGRGYVNGTHLHVLDMNKLETMVLNCSSGVTSVNAITLESEYLFYKDLSVSTHGSIVVSSGYYGTTGKIYVYILPYNPPNAVYIFEDYEGKTEPTGYFVTSKTGSQYSSQAVRVTLKGNLVWYLDSGTVYCYGTPEANPYSFQITVGDESYKIAGNGKTALDAFRDALNKSRIQNTVSSSGNIIEIAGTEGNWIIDSYFDGKWNSVISMASKSNDMHHIYRIYVRSDAPVKEEVAFDVNPDVLDLVINTNENVGTVTVTGDIPEGVIFTWEAVDDDIVSITVSDDSRIATVTALGTGSTTINVYLSGDMYFGQMQFTVSVTEDLSSKQYVFTLRMAEDADKADYGESGYTASDLRNGITFTAIGSSAGEALETALTHAKVPCNFWTKEDNTIRYWVDDIFGLGDVKMDGGLWKYWIQYQIVDGQESYNQWSLGFYTGGGEFYLLYGITEESGQAVHPGDEEPDTPEQPEIPEQFDNSGSQTTIEVKENDDGSTTVIADSTSVIDGTQTVSEITTKENEDGTTTITENTTVTNPDGSSSTTSSVTTVDADGSKTTESTSTNSDGTSSETVFTVEQTANGTVTTSTETSKDASGNTLQTTEIVSTVEQTANGTVTTSTETSKDASGNTLQTTETVTTVTDATVDGVRTTETQTESTVTDSSGNTTTVSVSETAVKQADGSSTVVRTTETTKDGKTVTEVSAGSISADGKVHTTAVSTDSEIITSVKADGEDGSYVVSDGSVQAALQQQAAVADAVGAEKDRVIEITSDTSDVSASVAKESFGSMAEDNASLRMVSTQGTMTFGKDVLSSMSGKDDVTLSFAIADRSSMTSAQREVIEAGSTVVSLTATSAGQSIGSDLGGKVIVTVKHAAVDGKTPMAYYVDGDGNRTRVAEQHYDAEKEEMTMVLDHFSIYTIVDESPAGEEIPVAVLVMTAVIVLICLGILLPQVVGRKQ, from the coding sequence ATGAAGAGAGCATTAACGATTTTTGCATTGTTGATTGTCGTAATAGCGTCATTGTCTCTTCTCGCTATTTTTACGAATGAAGCGGATGCTTCGGGCGACAATTATCTGGATTATTCCATTACTGTAAGAGATTGTGAAAACGTAAAGTCCGCCTATTTCGAGATAAACTATTCTCAGACCGATCTGGAATTGGAATCTGCAGAGTGGAACCCGAAACTCGTCGATTCTGCGGCGTTGTACAGAGTTATTCCGGCGGACAATTGCGGTGTCATCGCATTCTTGGACTATACGGACATCGTCAGCGGAGAACCTTTGGTATTACTGCATTTCAAATTATCGGGAGACGATGATCATCCTACAGTGAACTTCCATGTGGAATTCAAAAACGGTACTGAACAATCGCCGGATGATGTGCTATATGAAGAAGAAGGACAGGCCTTCGAAGGGATAGCTACCTTTTTCGGAGATAAAACAGCAATCCAGGGGATGTCTACAAAGAGCGGATCCTCGGTGACTGTTCCGTATTCCGTATATGAGAATGATGTGCTGCTGTACAGATATTCTCTAAGATTCACCGCTACAAACAACCATATGGACTTGGCAGGGGCAACTGTTTCCGGGGAAGCCCACCTATTCGTGCCTAATCTGGTAATGGTCAATGGAACGATAAATACGGTGGACGCCATTGCAGACAGGGCATTTGACGGAGTTTCCAATCTGAAAGAAATAGCACTGAGCGAAGGTCTCAAGACAATCGGTGTTTATTCATTCAGCAGGAGTGGTCTGGAATCGATTTCTTTACCAACCACCCTGCAGTCAATCGGGACATACGCGTTCAGTGGTTGTGCATCTCTCCGGTTCATAACGACAGCCGAAGTCAGAGGCATTGATTCAGAAGGGTATTGTTTGCGGTCCATAGACGGGTTTGCGTTTATGGGTTGCACCAATCTCAGGAGTGTCGCGTTGCCATTCGCTACACTGACTGAACTATCGGGAAATCCATTTTACAATAGCGAAGAACTGGAGCAGATAACATCCGTCAATGGTAATGGAACTTTCAGGGTCATAGATAACCAGGTTTATTGCGAGAATACACTGGTCATTGCAGTTGCATCTTCGGACGCCTATACTGTGCCTAGCAATGTGACAGAGATCTCGCCGAGGGCATTTATGGCCTGTAAGGCTTTGCGTACTGTAACCATACAAAATGAAGGAACATTGAACATTGATGGTGATGCTTTTAGCGGTACAGGTTTGACATCAATCATCATCAATGGACCTGTCGGGATAATAGGTCAAAATGCATTCAAGGACAATGATTTGGAATCGATTGTATTAACCGGAGTTAAAGAAGTATCGAAGTATGCGTTTAGAAACAATCCAGATCTGAGGGAAGTTACCTTTATCGACAGTACAGCCGTGATTTATCAAGAGGCATTTGCCGGGTCCCCCGTTACATCAATCAGTTGCAGTGTCAATTCCTCGATTACACTGAATTCAAAGGTATTTAGTGGTTCAGAAGTGACCGAGTTGTCCATAAACGGACCCTTTACATTAGGAGAGGGGTCGATTGGATCGATGAGTGTCCTCAGGACTGTAACGATGTCCGGTATTTTGAATATCAATCAGAAGGCATTTGTCAATTCAGACAATCTCGAATTGTTTGTTATTCTGGGCAATGATGGGGATTACTCTTCTGACGGTGGAGCGATTCTGAAGGACGGTAAGGTATACATCGTTCCGCCCAAACTGAAGAATGCTGTGTTCACGGTCCCGATTTCAGGTCTGTATGCAGATGCGTTCAAAGGCAAAACAAATCTTATACAGGTCACATTCCCTGTTAATTCCACACTGACAACGATACCAGACGACGCGTTCGAAGGATGTACATCACTTGTTGCAATCAACATCCCCGACTCAGTTGGAGTCATCGGAAACGATGCATTCAAAGGATGCAGCAATCTATCGGATGTCAGCATAAGGGACAGCAGTTCACTTCAGTCGTTGGGAAGCGGCGCTTTTTCAGAAACTTCGTTGATGTCAATTGTTCTGCCTGCCGATTTAAGGAGCATCGGGGACAGTTGTTTTGAGGGTTGTTTAAGTCTTGTTGAGGTATCGTTCAACGGCAATTCCCTGGAGAGTATCGGCAGCAGGGCATTCTACGAAACCGGGTTGAGAGCCATCGAGGTCCCGGGCAGCGTGCAGGAAATAAACTCCACATCTTTCGGATCCTGTCCCAATTTGAGCAAAATCATATTCGGACAGGGTTCTCCATATCGGTTCGACGGGGATGCAGTCTACAGGGGGGACAGATTGGTATTCGTCCTTCCCACCGTCAGGTCATATTCCCTCCCATCAACGGTAAGTTCTATCGAAAACGATGCATTCGATATAGCTGTCGATTTGACGGAAATCCTGTGTGAGGGTAACGTGAGTTATACAGGTTACAGCGGCATCCTGTTCAATAAAGAACGCAACGAGATTGTTGCAATACCCTTAGCAATCAAAGAAGTCAGGATTCCCGACACGATAACACAATTGAACGGTTCCATATTTTCCAACTCCAAGGAGATCGAGTTGTTCTATTGGGAGGCACCTTCAATTGAACTTGATCAGAACTCGAACTTAGTTGCAGAAAAGGTCGTGTTCGTTTCAAGCGGAGACATTACGCTGGGGATGTTTGCGATAAACGATTCGGGTCAGGTACTTCTCATTGCGGATGGAAAGATTACCCTTGGAACCCGTTCGATCAGAGGTGCAGATCTGGTGTATCTCAATTCGACGGATGCTACCGTGGAAAGCACATCCATAACCTCGGATGAATTATGCATTTGCCCCGGAGACGGAGTCGCATACAGTACGTATCTCCAAAAATTCAATTCCCTTACCAGGTACTCCACCCTCTATCTCCCCAGCGAAACGATGGAGTGTGACAATGACAAATACGGCGGTGTGTTCGAGTATGATGGTACAACATACAGCATCTCAACACCATTCGGTTATGTTCAGGATACCTCCATCTTTGTCGATAACTCACTGGATTCGGTTGCCGTTTCCGATATCGGTATCACTTCAGGCACATTATCATTCAGATTGAATAACGTAGAGTCTGTGGTCGGAGATGTCGCAGTATATGTCGATGGCAACCTGATAGATGTGGGTGCAGAGGGGTCGTTCGAACATCATCTTGCTGATGGTGTAAGAAAAATCCACATCTCTATCCAGTTGCTGTCTTCGGACATATTACATGATGTATCATTCGATCTCATGGGAGGAGAAGGAATCGGAACCGTGAAGGTCCAGCACGGCGGAACGTTGAAAGCTCTTCAGTTGAGTATTCCGACCAAATCCGGTTACACTTTCGACGGTTGGTATTCGGATTCATCTTTCACGCAGAGTTTCGACCTTACCAACAAGATCCTTTCCGATACTCAGCTTTATGCAAAGTGGGCGTATAACGATGGAAAGTATCTGGTCAATGTCCTTTCCCATCCCGAAGCTGTTCAACTCATAAAAGATAACCAGCCTGTAGCTTTCGGTGAGCTTATTGATGGCGGTTCGATTGTAAATGTCAGTTACTGTGACAGCTTATCCTGGGAATGCATCGGATGGAGAATCAACGGTGTCGACAGCGGGAGTATTGGTGTCCAGTTGACGCTGGACAGGGACTATTACATCGAACCGCTTCTCCGCTATACCTCTCCTTCCAATGTCCTCACGGATGTCGTCGATGTGAAGACTCCCGAATACGGGCAGGATGTCGTTCTTCAATGGAGCAAGCAATACAAGATAGACGCGTCGATGAGTGTCTGGTCCGGATTCCCGAGTACCCCTGCAATCATGGATAATGCAGTGTATGTGCGTGCAGGAACAACTCTCTACAAATACGATGCGGATACAGGAGAGTTGTTGGCCACTGCAGAATCCAGGGTGCTGGTCAGCTATTATCTCTACTTAGGTGTGGGCGGAGGCATGGTCTACGATTATGCCACGCACACCGTATACGATGCGGATCTCGTCAAACAGTATGATTCCCCAAAGGAGTTCACTGCCGTATTCTACGATTCCGGTTATTTCTACGGTCTTTCAGGAGGAAAGATCTACAAGATGGAGGCATCCACCGGTTCCCTCGTATCCAACGGACAGTGGGCGAACGGTGTGGGTTGTACCTGGTTCGGAATGTATGGTACCACATCGGCACCCGTATTCGCTGACGGCCACATGTTCTTCATCGAAGCCCTGACCAATTCGGATTATAGGGGCCTTGCATCGGTGGATCTGACAACAGGTTCCAAGACGACCATAGAACTGACCTCGCAGAGCGGCAGGCTCCTCGACGACGGCTGGCTCTCCTGTGATACGAAAGACGGAAGGGCCATACTGTTCATGACAGCATATTCTCAGGGGCTGTTCGATAACGGAACATTCCGGAATGCCACGATCACTGCGGTCGTTGTGAATTCCGACGGAACATTGAGCGACCAATGTCCTATCGTGGATATCGAGTTCAATTCATCCTCTCTTTCCAAATTGGTGATATTCAACGGAAGAGGATACGTGAACGGTACACATCTTCATGTTCTGGATATGAACAAACTCGAGACCATGGTATTGAACTGCAGTTCAGGTGTGACGTCAGTGAATGCGATCACTCTTGAATCAGAGTACCTGTTCTACAAGGATCTGTCCGTATCGACTCACGGTTCTATCGTCGTCTCTTCCGGATACTACGGCACTACGGGCAAGATCTATGTGTACATCCTGCCCTATAATCCCCCTAACGCAGTATACATCTTCGAGGATTATGAGGGTAAGACCGAACCAACCGGGTATTTCGTAACCTCAAAGACCGGAAGCCAGTACAGTTCTCAGGCAGTCAGGGTGACGCTGAAAGGAAACCTCGTGTGGTATCTGGATTCGGGAACGGTCTATTGCTATGGAACGCCCGAAGCCAATCCTTACAGTTTCCAGATAACTGTCGGTGACGAATCGTATAAGATTGCCGGCAACGGAAAGACCGCATTGGATGCATTCCGCGATGCACTGAACAAATCCCGTATACAGAACACTGTATCGTCATCCGGGAACATCATCGAGATCGCTGGTACCGAAGGCAACTGGATCATCGATTCCTATTTCGACGGCAAATGGAATTCCGTCATTTCGATGGCGTCCAAATCCAATGACATGCACCACATCTACAGGATCTATGTGAGGTCGGATGCACCGGTCAAGGAGGAGGTGGCATTCGATGTCAATCCTGATGTCCTCGATCTCGTCATCAACACAAACGAGAATGTCGGAACGGTCACCGTTACCGGGGACATCCCAGAAGGGGTAATATTCACCTGGGAAGCGGTCGATGACGACATCGTATCCATCACGGTTTCCGACGATTCACGTATAGCCACCGTCACCGCACTCGGTACCGGTTCCACAACAATCAATGTGTACCTTTCCGGTGATATGTACTTCGGACAGATGCAGTTTACCGTATCCGTCACCGAGGATCTTAGTTCGAAACAGTACGTTTTCACGTTGCGTATGGCGGAGGATGCGGATAAGGCGGATTACGGAGAATCCGGTTACACCGCATCGGATCTCAGGAACGGGATTACCTTCACAGCTATCGGAAGCAGCGCGGGCGAAGCCCTCGAAACCGCGCTCACCCATGCCAAGGTTCCCTGTAATTTCTGGACCAAGGAAGATAACACCATAAGATACTGGGTGGATGACATCTTCGGCCTCGGCGACGTGAAGATGGACGGCGGTCTGTGGAAATACTGGATTCAGTACCAGATTGTCGATGGACAGGAATCATACAACCAGTGGTCCCTCGGATTCTACACCGGCGGTGGCGAGTTCTATCTCCTTTACGGCATAACCGAGGAGAGCGGGCAGGCCGTACATCCAGGTGACGAAGAGCCAGACACGCCCGAACAGCCTGAAATCCCGGAGCAGTTCGACAACTCCGGCTCCCAGACCACCATCGAGGTGAAGGAGAACGATGACGGCTCCACTACGGTCATCGCGGACTCCACATCCGTCATCGACGGTACCCAGACCGTATCGGAGATAACCACCAAGGAGAACGAGGACGGAACGACCACCATCACCGAGAACACAACGGTGACCAACCCCGACGGTTCCTCGTCGACCACCAGTTCCGTCACCACAGTGGACGCTGACGGTTCGAAGACGACCGAGAGCACTTCCACCAACTCCGACGGCACATCGTCGGAGACCGTATTCACAGTCGAACAGACCGCGAACGGCACCGTTACCACCAGCACCGAGACGTCCAAGGACGCCTCTGGCAACACCTTGCAGACCACGGAGATCGTATCCACAGTCGAACAGACCGCGAACGGCACCGTTACCACCAGCACCGAGACGTCCAAGGACGCCTCTGGCAACACCTTGCAGACCACAGAGACCGTCACCACTGTGACGGACGCCACCGTCGACGGCGTCAGGACCACCGAGACCCAGACCGAGTCCACGGTTACGGATTCATCCGGCAACACGACGACCGTGAGCGTCTCGGAGACCGCCGTCAAACAGGCCGACGGTTCCAGCACCGTCGTCAGGACCACCGAGACAACGAAGGACGGGAAGACCGTCACCGAGGTCTCCGCAGGCTCCATATCCGCCGACGGTAAGGTGCACACCACCGCCGTATCGACGGACTCCGAGATCATAACCAGCGTGAAGGCGGACGGAGAGGACGGAAGCTACGTCGTTTCCGACGGATCCGTCCAGGCCGCCCTGCAGCAGCAGGCTGCGGTCGCCGATGCAGTCGGAGCGGAGAAGGACAGGGTCATCGAGATCACCTCGGACACCTCCGACGTCTCCGCATCCGTCGCGAAGGAATCCTTCGGTAGCATGGCCGAGGATAACGCCAGCCTCAGGATGGTCTCCACCCAGGGCACTATGACCTTCGGGAAGGATGTCCTGTCCTCGATGTCCGGCAAGGATGATGTGACGCTTTCGTTCGCCATCGCCGACAGGTCCTCCATGACCTCCGCCCAGCGCGAGGTCATCGAAGCGGGATCCACAGTCGTGAGTCTCACTGCCACATCTGCCGGCCAGAGCATCGGAAGCGATCTCGGCGGAAAGGTCATCGTCACCGTGAAGCATGCCGCCGTTGACGGGAAGACGCCCATGGCATATTATGTAGACGGGGACGGCAACAGGACGAGGGTCGCAGAGCAGCACTACGATGCGGAGAAGGAGGAGATGACCATGGTCCTCGACCACTTCTCCATCTACACCATAGTGGACGAATCGCCCGCAGGGGAGGAGATCCCCGTGGCCGTGCTCGTCATGACCGCGGTCATCGTTCTGATCTGTCTTGGTATCCTGCTGCCGCAGGTGGTCGGAAGGAAGCAGTAA